A stretch of Acropora palmata chromosome 9, jaAcrPala1.3, whole genome shotgun sequence DNA encodes these proteins:
- the LOC141892845 gene encoding uncharacterized protein LOC141892845, producing the protein MADKCISCNRTVTARQEAIQCDGCLKWNHRTCNTAEVGVELAATITTKVKAKASVDIFKPASAIVEEVLLEDLKDVTCLCLPKPEYLARVFNRHRQRLRPKDPRDLNFDLEQDHIPDGFLRGDLQVRQNRRHLIFATDQQLQHLARAKSWYIDGTFKLCRHPFNQLMTVNAFVRSDDHAKQVPLLFVLMSGRKKNDYKKVLKRLLEILPSAPAVRQVTLDFERAVWAALRDVISHAKLHGCVFHWTQALWREVSGKNFIIDLQKVKNNSRSRIIGKFTFLGDMKCFKNVLQNSPSNQLI; encoded by the exons ATGGCCGACAAATGCATTTCTTGTAATCGGACGGTAACAGCAAGACAGGAAGCGATACAGTGCGATGGCTGTTTGAAGTGGAATCACCGTACTTGCAACACTG CAGAAGTCGGCGTAGAATTAGCCGCCACGATTACAACAAAAGTCAAGGCCAAAGCATCAGTCGACATCTTCAAACCAGCATCTGCCATTGTGGAAGAGGTCCTTTTAGAAGACCTGAAGGATGTTACCTGTCTGTGTCTGCCAAAGCCAGAGTACCTAGCCCGAGTTTTCAACCGACACCGACAGCGCCTGAGACCAAAAGATCCAAGAGATCTTAATTTCGATTTAGAGCAAGACCACATTCCAGACGGGTTCCTGCGAGGAGACTTACAAGTGCGCCAAAACCGTAGGCATTTGATTTTCGCCACCGATCAGCAGCTACAGCACCTTGCCCGAGCCAAGTCTTGGTATATAGACGGCACATTCAAGCTATGTCGGCACCCGTTCAACCAGCTAATGACCGTGAATGCCTTCGTGAGAAGCGACGACCATGCCAAACAAGTGCCCCTCCTCTTCGTACTGATGTCGGGAAGAAAGAAGAACGATTACAAAAAAGTGCTCAAACGGCTACTCGAGATCCTCCCCTCAGCCCCGGCCGTTCGACAAGTGACATTAGATTTTGAGAGAGCAGTCTGGGCCGCTTTAAGAGACGTAATCTCTCATGCAAAGCTGCACGGTTGTGTATTCCACTGGACCCAAGCCCTGTGGAGAGAGGTGAGTGGGAAAAACTTCATTATAGATTTGCaaaaggttaaaaataattcacGCAGTCGAATAATCGGCAAGTTCACTTTTTTGGGagatatgaaatgttttaaaaatgttttacaaaACTCTCCTTCGAATCAATTAATTTAG